The proteins below are encoded in one region of Alistipes indistinctus YIT 12060:
- a CDS encoding CvpA family protein → MTVFDIVCGLLLAVGAWKGWRDGIIVQLSGILGLLVGVYLAYRYSIPASRWLGSEGMTGQAAGFLLVFGLVLVALALLGRLMRGLFKFAGLGLFDQLGGAALGIVKVALLVSVLLGAYESINLTRHWTDGEKTERSWLYRPVKEAGELAFPYLRSLKEQFL, encoded by the coding sequence ATGACCGTTTTCGATATCGTATGCGGGCTGTTGCTGGCCGTGGGGGCGTGGAAAGGATGGCGCGACGGGATCATCGTGCAGCTTTCGGGCATCCTGGGGCTGCTGGTGGGGGTCTACCTGGCCTACCGTTACAGCATTCCCGCAAGCCGCTGGCTCGGTTCGGAAGGAATGACCGGACAGGCGGCGGGGTTCCTGCTCGTTTTCGGTTTGGTGCTTGTGGCCCTTGCGTTGCTGGGACGCCTGATGCGCGGCTTGTTCAAATTCGCGGGCCTCGGGCTGTTCGACCAGCTGGGGGGCGCCGCGCTCGGGATTGTGAAAGTGGCGCTGCTGGTGAGCGTACTGCTCGGCGCCTACGAGTCGATCAACCTCACCCGCCACTGGACCGACGGCGAAAAAACGGAGCGGTCGTGGCTCTACCGCCCGGTGAAAGAGGCCGGGGAGCTCGCATTTCCCTACCTGAGATCGCTGAAAGAGCAGTTTCTTTAA
- the rsgA gene encoding ribosome small subunit-dependent GTPase A, producing the protein METIRTAVVVKATGSRYMLHDLASQATVEGRLRGRLRLSGSRSTSPVVVGDIVDYEPELPAGIETAGDGTGRTAPGTEGDGTGGRAAGGAGAAGVPGKSCTSGTVVALHPRRNYIIRRASNLSKESHIIAANIDQALLVVSLVRPATNSEFIDRFLVTAGAYHIPAAILLNKSDLYTTGELQQERARFIETYTRAGYDVVELSASRGEVLRINPARARRQETRTEATSGLGGDADSGSGAGTSVMSGMGTEPLLERLRDRVTLLSGNSGVGKSTLIRAIDPSLEVRVGEVSDAHHKGRHTTTFSEMYPLAEGGWLIDTPGIKGFGLIDLDGAEIARYFPELFRLAPGCSYYNCTHTHEPGCAVKEALSRGEVSLSRYESYLKLLDDDEKYRR; encoded by the coding sequence ATGGAAACCATACGTACCGCAGTTGTCGTCAAGGCGACAGGCAGCCGCTACATGCTGCACGACCTCGCCTCGCAGGCCACCGTCGAGGGGCGCCTCAGGGGGCGCCTGCGCCTGAGCGGCAGCCGCTCGACCAGCCCTGTGGTGGTGGGCGATATCGTGGATTACGAACCCGAACTGCCGGCCGGGATTGAAACGGCCGGAGACGGAACGGGGCGTACCGCGCCCGGGACGGAGGGGGATGGAACCGGCGGCCGTGCGGCGGGCGGTGCCGGGGCGGCCGGCGTACCGGGAAAATCCTGTACGTCCGGAACGGTCGTGGCGCTGCACCCGAGGCGCAACTACATCATCCGCCGCGCGTCGAACCTCTCGAAGGAGTCACACATCATCGCGGCGAACATCGACCAGGCTTTGCTGGTGGTGTCGCTCGTCCGTCCGGCTACGAACAGCGAGTTTATCGACCGTTTCCTGGTGACGGCCGGGGCGTACCACATTCCGGCGGCGATCCTGCTCAACAAGAGCGATCTCTATACGACCGGGGAGCTGCAGCAGGAGCGGGCCCGGTTTATCGAAACCTATACCCGTGCGGGCTACGACGTGGTCGAACTGTCGGCTTCGCGCGGCGAAGTATTGCGCATCAATCCCGCGCGCGCGCGGCGGCAGGAAACCCGGACGGAAGCTACGTCCGGCCTCGGCGGCGATGCGGATTCCGGGAGCGGCGCGGGAACGTCCGTGATGTCCGGCATGGGGACGGAACCGTTGCTGGAGCGGCTCCGCGACCGCGTGACGCTGCTCTCGGGCAATTCGGGCGTGGGCAAGTCCACGCTGATCCGCGCGATCGATCCGTCGCTGGAGGTGAGGGTCGGCGAGGTTTCCGACGCGCACCACAAAGGCCGCCATACGACCACTTTTTCGGAGATGTACCCGCTCGCGGAGGGGGGCTGGCTGATCGATACGCCGGGGATCAAGGGGTTCGGGCTGATCGACCTCGACGGGGCGGAGATCGCCCGTTATTTCCCCGAACTGTTCCGCCTCGCACCGGGCTGTTCCTATTACAACTGCACGCATACGCACGAGCCCGGCTGCGCGGTCAAAGAGGCGCTCTCGCGAGGAGAGGTGAGCCTCTCGCGTTATGAAAGCTACCTCAAACTGCTGGACGACGATGAAAAATATAGAAGATAG
- a CDS encoding TrmH family RNA methyltransferase encodes MKNIEDSAGFPDELLARRIEYLSGFMTAERYATLCRAVDMRTRYMTVCMENTFHPQNASALVRNCEAFGVQELHAVEELCRFSPNVQIVRGTDKWIEIRKHPTTAELIGSLRGRGYRIVATTPHLDDATPETFDVAAGPFALFFGTEHAGISDEVKAGADEFLRIPMCGMVESLNVSASAAILLYSLSTRVRAMDIPAGTGVVCTADAPARAVWQLSRRDRDEVLYRWMQQTVRDPAGVLSRFRGE; translated from the coding sequence ATGAAAAATATAGAAGATAGCGCCGGATTTCCGGACGAACTGCTCGCCCGCAGGATCGAATACCTGTCGGGTTTTATGACCGCGGAGCGTTACGCGACGCTGTGTCGCGCCGTGGATATGCGGACGCGTTATATGACCGTCTGTATGGAGAATACGTTCCATCCGCAGAATGCGAGCGCGCTGGTGCGTAACTGCGAGGCATTCGGCGTGCAGGAGCTGCATGCGGTGGAAGAGTTGTGCCGTTTTTCGCCGAACGTGCAGATCGTGCGCGGCACCGACAAATGGATCGAAATCCGCAAGCATCCGACGACGGCGGAGCTGATCGGCTCGCTGCGCGGTCGGGGTTACCGGATCGTCGCCACGACGCCGCACCTGGACGACGCCACCCCCGAAACGTTCGACGTGGCGGCGGGACCGTTCGCGCTTTTCTTCGGCACCGAGCACGCCGGTATCAGCGACGAGGTGAAGGCCGGGGCGGACGAATTCCTGCGCATCCCGATGTGCGGGATGGTCGAAAGCCTCAATGTGTCGGCCTCGGCGGCGATCCTGCTCTACTCGCTTTCGACCCGCGTCCGCGCGATGGACATTCCGGCCGGTACGGGCGTCGTGTGCACTGCGGACGCTCCGGCCCGGGCGGTGTGGCAGCTTTCGCGTCGCGACCGCGACGAGGTGCTCTACCGCTGGATGCAGCAGACCGTGCGCGATCCGGCCGGGGTGCTGAGCCGCTTCAGGGGGGAGTAG